The Gorilla gorilla gorilla isolate KB3781 chromosome 11, NHGRI_mGorGor1-v2.1_pri, whole genome shotgun sequence genome contains the following window.
TATCCAGAGCCTGAACCCTgaaagatgccttttttttttttttttttttaatcagttcaCTCTTCTGGTGGGTGAACTTTTTCCATAGTTCACACCTTTACTGAGGTTGTAACCCTTCAGGATGTGGAGGTCTGCCTCAGTTCCAAGTCTTCACCATTCGCAGACCCTCATTTCCTGGTTTCCACTAgcctttagaaaataaatttttaggcTACAGAGACTGGTAGATGCCCTCAAGGGCAAGCACAGAGTCAGCTTTAATTTACTaccttttcaaattctttctttttttaacctctgaAATTTCTATAATTACTATTGTTAAGATTAGCCTTGCAAATAagggtaaataaaataattcctgaGAATATAGAAATGAGGGTAAATCATAAATGGCAGACAGCATTCTGTTTCCATCTCTCCAGATAAGGGTTCTTAGGGGCTGCTGTTTTAGACGGGGGTACCAAACATCCAAATCCATGGTGAATATATCACACttgcttgtcaatttttttaattgacagtaATTGTATCTATTATATGGGGTATACTGTGATGTTTTCATATAGTTTTACCTTGTGGAATGATTAAGTCATGCTAATTAAAAAATCTAGcacctcacatacttatattttgttgtggtgaaaacatttaataTCTAATCTTTTAacagttttgaaatatacaggccaggcccagtggctcacacctgtactaccagcactttgggaggctgaggtggcaggatcacttgagcccaggagtctgagaccagccttggcaacagaatgagatctccatctccacaaaaaaattaaaaaaattgggcaggcatggtggtgcacacctatagtctcagctgcttgaaaggctgagaaggaaggattgcttgagccctggaagttggggctgcggtgagccatgtttgcaccacagcactccagcctgggtgacagagactctatctcaaaaaaaaaaaaaaaaaaaaaaaagaaagaaatatacaatGCATTGTTATTTATTACATTCACCATTCTGGGCAATAGATCACTAAAGCTTATTTgcttatcttcctttaaaaaaaaagatcagctTCATACCTAAAAGGATGTTTATTATACTTAATCCAGGGTTTCTAGGTGATTCATAGTGGGAACATTTTTCAGGCTGGCTAGATCACTATAATGCTTAAAATGCAAATCTTTCACTCTCGTTCTTCTCACGGCTGGCACCTTCTCTTCATTTAGGTCTCATCTCAATGCCAACATCCTATCTAAGTAGCCACTTTCCCTACCAGTCATTTGCtaccacattattttttattttttctctcatcaCACTGTacaataatattttttcaaaatgttttcctatgtactctccctgtctctcccacTAGTGTGTAAGAACTATGAGAGTAGATATCAagtctttctattttcttctgtgttttcagCCCCAAGGCCAACTGCTTGTCAGAATaagcactcaaatatttgttggatgaataatttttttcttgaagcaAATATAAATGGATACACCACctaaaatatgtttctaaaacTTAAGATTATGTCAGTAAGTATAGCATGTGAATGCCCAGAATTGTCAGTTTGTTGCTTATACTTTGTGGTCTCAACTTATCAAGAAGTCCAATACATTCTGAAGTTGTTATTCTTTTATCAAAAAAGTaagaaagtgatttttatttcagtatattGAGcgtaaataactttttttaaagtaagaatcATGAAAACATGCCTAAAGAAAgtagtctaaaattattttcaggacATGACACCTCCCCATCTCCAAACAAAATTAAGAGTGCATATGCCACTTACCTTGTTTGTGTATAAGGGAGTAGAACTGTTTCACAGAGAAGTTAGTTTTGTACTTAGCTATTTGACTAATCAAATCCCATAACATCTCTGAGCTTAGAAAATGTAATCTAAATATGGTTAATTTTCCCTCTAGCAAATCCTGGAAATCCTCGTTTTAATAAGATCTTCGCAGTGTTTGTAAgatattccttttccttttttttttgagacagagtcttgccccgtcacccaggctggagtgcagaggcacgatctcggctcactgcaacctccacctcccaggttcaagcaattctctgcctcagccccccaagtagctgggaaggtgccctccaccacacctggctaatttttgtatttttagtagagacagggtttcaccacattggccaggctggtcttgaactcctgacctcatgatccatctgcctcggcctcccaaagtgcttggattataggcgtgagccaccgcgcccagcttttaAGATACTTCTTTTGGAAAAAATTCCTGGAATAAGGGTAATCATATACCCTAACTCCAAACAGCAATGACAACAACCAAAAAGCAAGCATTTATTACAACAGGCGAGGCCCTGAGTTGAGAGATTTATGTGCATTTCCTTATTAAAACCTTAAAGATCCTCTTATAATTATTATTCCTACCTATAGGTGAGTAAACTTTGGTAAACAGAGAAGTTGCTCATAGTTACAAGGTTAGTGAAATCCATGTTCTTTAATAACTCTTTATATTGTTccacaaagaaaaacattttcaatatttaGTCCTTGTGTTTTGGAAGCAGATGTAGGTCTTGAATTTCTAGGGTGGATGACTCCACATTCTTTCCTGTTTTATTGGTGGAAAACCAAGCCAGAAATCATGATTTGAGAGGGTGTGTTCTTGGGCCATTCTATGTAATACAAACCTAAGTCATTTGGGGACTTTATTCATACATATTTCCAGTATATTTTGGAAAAAGCATTGAATTGTacctattttaaagataatatcaGTGACATTTAATTCATAATTGTATTATGAATTTTATTCAACTTCAGTGACAATTGCTATTTGATCTCAGCCTACAACCATAAATCTTGTTGAACTACTATTTCATGAACATTCCCTAACTAGCCACTCTTTGGTTAAAAATCTCAGCTGGGTTTAAGATATCTGTGTTAAAGAAGACTGCAAGTCAGGCATCTGGATTCTCTAAGAagggttttccattttcttgtatTTCAGGTTAAGGGAATTCTAAAGAATTACACATGAGCTGATTTGTTGCTTTAAGTCtgatcactttaaaaaatttgtaattCTCCAAACGACCTAGATAAAATGCTTTGATAAATATTGTCTATAATTGGAGAACTACAAATATTGTCTATAACTGGAGAACTACTGATGTATaaaaatgtgtctttttggtTAGCTCTGCGTACGTCATTTGATTTAGCTTTGTGTTCTTTTGCTTTTACGTTTTCATGCTTTCTCCTTATTCTTCCAGGATTTCATCCAATTGGAAAGTTAAGTTCTTAGTACTGAGTggctaaaaaagaaatatttaaatccaCCTAGACACTATGTACCAAATACACTCAACCATAACCACACCAGTAATGATGCCCTCTAATGCGGAGCACTGGTACCTGAGGATGaatcccttctccttccctggtGGAAGTGGAAAAGTATCAAGGATTTTCAGAGAGCTGCTGAAATTTGATGAAGGCTGTGTTCAACTTGTTGGCTGCCACTCTTGgtaaataataaacaatatagGCATATGTCTCTGAAAAGACTTCTCCAACTTAGGTTTTCCAAGCCCAGtagcttaattttttattttgttttcctgttttttttttaaatttaattttattattattattatactttaagttttagggtacatgtgcacaaagtgcaggttagttacatatgtatacatgtgccatgctggtgtgctgcacccattaactcgtcatttagcattaggtatatctcctaatgctatccctcccccctccccccaccccacaacagtccccggagtgtgatgttccccttcctgtgtccatgtgttctcattgttcaattcccacctatgagtgagaacatgcggtgtttggttttttgtccttgagatagtttactgagaatgatgatttccagtttcatccatgtccctacaaaggacaagaactcatcattttttatggctgcatagtattccatggtatatatgtgccacattttcttaatctagtctatcattgttggacatttgggttggttccaagtctttgctattgtgaatagtgctgcaataaacatacgtgtgcatgtgtctttatagcagcatgatttatagtcctttgggtatatacccagtaatgggatggctgggtcaaatggtatttctagttctagatcctgttTTGTTTAACTACAAACCAAAGCTAAAGAAATGATACAATGGTCTCATATTCAAGAATCTTATAAATTTTCTACAGAAAATATAAGGTGTAAAAGGAATGGAGAGTTCTTTAAGCAGCCTCAGAGAAATTATTACCTTGCGTCAAATTCAAAATGGATTGTCAACTATGTCATAATTTTCTGGAAAAAGCTGTTTAAATAACAATACTTCAGTGTTGCTTTGCATTTACACTGCCAGAATTATACCAGGCATCTAAAGGGCAGCCCTTGTGGGACACAGTGTCCTTGGCAAGATctttagaaaaagacaaaaaacaaaaacagaaagcaaaacttgAAAGGAGAGACTCtatggagaagaaaaatgagaggagagaaaaatgatgccaaaatatttaatgtcaaatgccaatactaatatttatttaactgttttcaaatgaataagttgcatcatttattattaatactattgcatcatatattattaatattattatttgcttaaaaattgccatgaatgaattttaaaaggtaGGAAACCATAGGAGATTAATTTTAATGGGAGGAATGATATCTTACTTCTTTGGTTATATAGATGAGTTTAGTTAGTTTTGGAGATTTTAAGAAGAGATTTACTTTCAACTCTCTATCATAAATGCATATTAACCtaggagatcttttttttttattacactttaagttttagggcacatgtgcacaacgtgcatgtttgttacatatgtatacatgtgccatgttggtgtgctgcactcattaactcatgttttttttttggtcttgaaAATTTAGTTCTTGCACCAATCAAATCCTTTATGTCTAAAATTTAGACTGAACACTGATTAAGACGCAAACTCCAGTCACATGCACCCTATGTAGTCTAAGAGACGATTCACTCACCTATGGATTTGACAAGCGCTCacggctgtgtctccacctctCACCACATCTGGGATGTTTTTGTCATTCGAATGCTCTTCTGCTTCCTCTAGGAGGCTGCTTTTGGAAAGGAAGGGTTCAGGTTCCCCAGCACAGGCTTCTCTCTGATCTGTTTCAATCTGAATCAAAGGCACTTCCCTCGAGCAAAGTGATCGCCTTTTGTGGTTTATTGGTACAGGGTCCTGGCACAAGGAAGTTTCTTTTTTAGAATCTAAAGGGCTGTGGTTTGTAAGAGAAGCAGTTTTGCTCAAAGATGACACTGGGGGCTGTTTACATTCGGTAACAGAGTCTTTCCTCGGGCAATCGAGAGACTCCTGAACAAGCAGAGTTAGCCCACTGCACATCCCGCTCGCAGCTAATCTATTTGCACACTTCTCTGCTTGCGAGGGAGAGCCACCAGAAACAGGCTCAGTGTCAGCTTCCCCTGCATCATCCACAATGATTTTGTTCTTGCGCATGAGAGCCTCGATGGAGCTAGCCCACGTTTCATGAATTAACATGCTGGTGATGTGGTCAGTCCCACCTCTCCGATACAAGCAAGAGTCAGATTTGCAGAGACCGGATGAGGACGCGCTACTGACCGGCTGCACGCTTGGGAAATCTTGTGGGCAGTTCTGAGCAAAGCCATCTAAAGAGTTGGCTTTGATGGGCACATTCACTGTCAGCCTGGAGCATGGGGATCTGCTGTCTGGCATGGACGACTGTCTGTGGCACACTGAGGATCGCAGAGAAGGAGACAGCAGGCCGGCTGTCCAATCCTGGCTGCTCCGTCTGGAGGAGGCACTTTCTCTGCTGTCTCTTTCGATGTCCCTCAGCATGTACCTGTAGAACTCCTCAGTGATGCTCTCTGTGCTGGACTGCTTAGAGGGACAGCTAGGCCTCACACTGAGGTGGTCACTTTTCCGGCACGCCTGTTGCATGGCTGAGTTCAGAATGCTGCTGGCGTTCTTGCCAGCATAGTAATCCAGCAGTAACTCAAATCCTCTCCCTTCATTTTCCATCTGGTTCACCATGAACCTGGAAAACTCATCGGTGATGCTCTCACAGCTCGACTGCTTGGAGACAGAGCTGGCCCTGCTGACCGGCTGGCTCAGCGTGCTCATTAAGCCCAGGCTGTTGACATACGCCCTGGCCTCGGAGTCTTCCTCAGGAATGCTTTCGCAGCTGGAGGCCTTCAGCCGGCTCCACCTGTCGCCACTCAGTAACCGATTCCGGGGATAGCCCTGCGCCTGCCACATGCCCTCCACCACAGAGAACTCCGTTAGGTTCATGATCTTGGCTGCCACTTCATTGGCAAAAAGATTGACAGAATCTGGGACATCTTCAAGGTTCATGGACTCATCCACAACCCTGTTCATCAGCTTTTCTTTAAGCTCAGGGTGCTCGTCCGTCTTCCTCTTGATCTCACTGAGCCGGGGCGGCTTGTGTTTCCTCACAGCGGTCCCGCTCCCCtggctctctttcttcctcttcaaggATCGGCAGGGTACATTGGGTGTCATGAGAAACTCACTCCCTCTTTTCCATGCACAAAACCAGGGTTGTTTTCCACTGGAGTTGTCAAGGCAAATCGCTGCAATTTCAGTTGCCATGGAGACGACCGTGTCTGCTAATTCTTCCGCAAAGTCTGTAATGCAGTAGATGTCTGGATGCTTTGCTTGAAGCGTGGATTGAGCAGGAAGCAGCAAGTCATCCCCTAACAAGGACAGGTTGACTTGAACTTCGTTGATGCGAGATGTGGCACAGTTGTACTTTTCTTGGGTGTTTGGGTGGATaatctcctcagcctcctgggaaccACTTCTGGACTGGCTGACCGTTGGGGACCTTTGTCCTTCGGAAGAGGCTCTGCATTCATTCTCACTGTGATGAGGGCTTTTTGTATCCTCTCCTGCTATTCCTTTCAGATATATTTCCTTGGAGGATGTTGTAGCAGTCGAAGAATCGGGCACTCTGTGACTACGTGATAATTCTGACTGCAGCGTGGGGTTCTTGAAGAAGCCTGGCCTCACTCCACCCTTGTCTTGTTTTGAATACATGCCATCCACAATATTGTTGATGACAAGACTCGTGTTGTGTGAATTGCTAAGTGGAGAGCTGCTGGAGGATTCAGTGGCTTTTGTCCAAGCTTGACTAGCACCCAGATCAGATGGCTGGCAGCTTGGTTCTGTCTCCCTCCTTCTGATGGTCTCCTTAGAAAGGACAGCAGGACATTCACCAAGCCGTACAATATGACTCATCTTCTTGAACGTGAAGCATATCACATCTAAAAGCAGTTGATTTGTACTTTCCATTAAGGTGTCCAGAATTTCAGAGGAATGCCTGTTGTCATTGGGGTCAATTATCATATTTTTGTGGTGAACTTCATCAATGGAATGCTTCAGGATAACATTGGACAGGGTATGTGCCAGTTCATTCCTGAGGACATTTTCTGAGCACAGGGTCTGAGACTTTGAAGCAGTTTCCATGATTCTCCTGTTCATGGAGTCCAGAAAGTCTCCAATGCTGCTGTAGGTATTAGGCCTTGTTAAAACCAGAGCAGCCTCCTTGAGCAATCCCTCGGCAATGGCTTCCTTGCCAAGCTCCATGCTTGCTAAACCACAAAGTGGGGGCATGGCTTCAGAAGCCTCAGCTGCAGGCGGGAGGCTACCACTTGGAGCCACTGAGCATGTCACCTCTTCTCTTTCACCCAGACCACAGACAGCCACAGCACTGGCCACCTGAGTCATGCCACACAAAGCAGATGGAAAGGAGTACTCATTGATGGAAGGTTCCTTGAGTCCTTGGGGTGCTTGAGTTTGCAGTGCACCACTGCCCCCTGGGGGAAAGTTTGAGTCCACTTGCTCCATTTTGAGTCTTTCTGTGGCCTGTGGACTGGAAATGGTTCCAATCACAGTGGCTGCACAAGCTAACGCCACTTCTAGAGCACTCTGGGGTTGTCTGCTGGAGTTCTCTCCAGAGAGGATGCTTGAGGTTTCAACAGAGACTTCCATCTCAGGCCATGAGGAGATGCCTGGCTGTGGGGCAGCATCACTGCCATCTGGACTCTGAACAACGACGATTCTGGGGAGCTCATTCCATGACCGAGAAACCACTGTATCTTTTGTGGAATAGCAACTGGGAAGCAGAGAACTTCCTACAGAAACACTGACTGCAGATTCCTGGGGTAATGTGGACTGAGATTGAGATAATCTAATAAATGCATCCTGCAGCACGGATTCGGCTAAATTTGTAGCATACTTGCCAGTGGTGACTTCTCCATCTTGTCTAGGAGGGAGAGCGTTTCTTGTGTCTTCATGGTCTCCTGGGTTTAGGTTGCTTCTCTGCTCTGCCACAGCATATGCAGAAGGTACATCTTTATCCATCATGGAGAAATAAGCATCTTTTGGAATATACAGTGCCTGTGATTTTTCCATTTGACCTTTAAAAGCTTCTGAATGATAATAATGTGTGGCTTGTCTCCCATTCCCCACAGCTTCGCTTTTCCACTGTGATGGCTTGGCTGAGGGATCTAGACTCTGCAAGGCTGTGTTCTTTGTTAGGTTTTCTGTAGATCGTTCTGTTTTAATCAGTGGTGTGGGATATTTGTTGATGTATTTGTCTTCCAAAGCATAAAGCCACTTTTCCTTGTTGCAATTCCATTCCGCCTGGGTGGCTCCCTTTAGCTGTTTACTTTCCAAAACATTGGCTgagacatttatattttcataacctAGTGAGGAGAGAATGAGGAGCACTATTACTTTTTGAATAGCAGGTTACCATAAGTCTTAAGTAGTAattactttctaaaaataaaacatcaataaagacacatgcacacgtatgtttattgcggcactattcacaacagcaaagacttggaaccaacccaaatgtccatcaatgatagactggattaagaaaatgtggcacatatacaccatggaatactatgcagccataaaaaaggatgagttcatgtcatttgtagggacatggatgaagctggaaaccattattctgagcaaactatcacaaggacaaaaaaccaaacaccgcatgttctcactcataggtgggaattgaacaatgagaacacttggatgcagggtggggaacatcacacaccagggcctgttgttggcagggggagtggggagggatagcattaggagatatacctaatgtaaatgacaagttaatgggtacagcacaccaacatggcacatgtatacatatgtaacaaacctgcatgttgtgcacatgtagcctagaacttaaagtataataaaaaaataaataaataaaaagaaagcattgactttttttcccccttcaagaATAACAGTTTGAATGGTTTTCCTCAAGAAAAATGAATCTGAAAAGGCTTTCAAATTTCATGATAGAATGCCATCCAACAAAATGGCTTTCCATATGGGATACAAATGCAAGTAGGAGGTGTTTGAGGGCTGAGGGCTGCCACCATTTTTCAGGGGAAAGCAACCCAGACAGTTGCATCTTAGAGCTTCCCATTGGGTacagaaggagaagggaggatgTTTACAGCAACCTCAGTAGTGGGACTTGCTGCAAAGATTTGTTCTAAAGTTTGCATGAGACTTGTCCCAGGGACAGTGGCAACAACATCTGGGGTACCCCTTCCTCTGTGGCTAAAAGTGGGGAGGAGGAACGCATTGTTCATTGAGCTCTGTGAATGGGTCAACAGGAAGAGCTGAATAAATGGGTACTAAGCACTTTCCTGGATTATCTCTTTCTGTCTTCACAAAAATCATTAGCTATAGGCATGATCGTACTCCCAAATTAGACAAACAACTAGGCTAGGAAAGATTAGATAACTGTCGCCAGATCTCACAGCCTCAATGTGGCagtgctgggattcaaatccaggctggTCCAACTTGGCTTCAACGAATATATGGCTTTTATGGAAGTCTGAGGGAAGTTAACTTTCCTCCCAGTGATAGCCTCCATCTCTTGGCAGGCAGGAGGATTTTCCTTTAAAGTACACAAATTCCCTTCAGTATGCCTAAGGCATCTTTTGGGAGTCTGGATCCATCCAACCATTAAGTCCGCTAAGTGAGTTTGTCAGTATCTTCACCAGTGTTCTCatatcctccttccttccttccttaaaaTTCAGCAAGTAAAGATTGTGATGTGTCAGCCAAACTGATGTGGCCTGGAACTTTTCTGAAATCTCACCCAGACATTTTTATATGGGGACTAATTTCAGGAGGCACTAATTGGAAAGTTCTCACCGTTCCTAGATTCATCCACCTCGCTTTCCTCCTCCAAGTGCTCAGAAGCGGTTAGAAAGTCTTCCTCGATTGAGGATAAGGAACAGTTCGTGTCATCCTCCAGTTTCAAGATGTTTCTTTCCAGGTGGAGCTGTCGCTCCTGCACCAGTTCCAGACCAATCAGAAATTTGTTGATTTCAAAGATGATGCAATTGGTACTGTTTGGTCTGTTCCCTCTTGCACATTGGACCAAGCAGATATCTGGCAGCCAAGGACACTAAAAGTGGAgagaaaagaaggcatttattcaaaagggaaaataaaagagtATTGCCTCTGACCTTTCCTTTTCCACAAAGCTCTCCTGTTAATAGGAGTGGGgacctttaaaatatttgaaatgtcttCTGGGATTATATTAATAAACTGCttgaaaaaaattcaagtgaTGTTTGGAACACAAGGTACTTAGGAGAAAGCCTGACTTAGGGGAAAATAGATCGGCTGTATCACATATTTTAGTTTCCCTTGGTCAAAGCAAAAATTCAACTGGGTAAAGTTAAACAGGCAAAGAAGATTTTTATTCGAGGCTATTAAAATAGGGAAGAGAGGCCAGAATTAAGTTGGACCACAACTCCACTGAAACAAAAGGCAATAGGGTTTTAAGGGCTAGAGTGATGGGGGAGATCATAGGTCATCTGTGTTTGATAATGGGCTTTACCCAAAGAAACAGTAAACTTCCTTGTATCTTTATGACAGGAGGTAGTTTTACAACCTGGAGCAAGATGCCCAGTGAAGTTACGTTCTCATGCTCCCATAAAGACTGGGGACTTTAAGGGAACTATCTTccttgatgattacatttcaaagagacagctcccaggtccttgagaaagacatttctgGGTATAAAGCTGGCAAGAGGCTTTTACAAAAGGATTTACATCTCAAAAAGGCATAGGAGGAATTTACAATTATAAATTTTCTAGattaaatgctctaagaaaagggaaGTCAGGGTCTAGAGTCAGGAAGGAGCCTGTCTAAATTTTGGTCAAGCTGAAGGGAATGTCAACGCTGTCTTGGTTACCTCTTCTGATTAAATTGAGTCCCAGATTCTCAGATCAGTATCTTTCCCTGCCTTGAAGATACTCAGTAAAACCTCTACTAGTAGAGGTACAGTAAGTGTTCTATCAACTACAGTTAGATTCTATAATTTGTATTGCTTATCTGAAGAAGCAGTCAacatgaaattaaatgaaatccATAGGAAGTGAACTAATTATCTCTAAAAGACCAGTGTATGGGAAAAACAGTGATAAAGAGGCCCAAATTATACAATCATGTACTAGTCAGACCTGttaattctgttccgttctaggGTTACAAACCATATCCTCATTCTCCATTACACATTGTCACTATTCatattatttattgctcattggAATCGTAATAAAAGGTTC
Protein-coding sequences here:
- the SPHKAP gene encoding A-kinase anchor protein SPHKAP isoform X3 gives rise to the protein MDGNSLLSVPSNLESSRMYDVLEPQQGRGCGSSGSGPGNSITACKKVLRSNSLLESTDYWLQNQRMPCQIGFVEDKSENCASVCFVNLDVNKDECSTEHLQQKLVNVSPDLPKLISSMNVQQPKENEIVVLSGLASGNLQADFEVSQCPWLPDICLVQCARGNRPNSTNCIIFEINKFLIGLELVQERQLHLERNILKLEDDTNCSLSSIEEDFLTASEHLEEESEVDESRNGYENINVSANVLESKQLKGATQAEWNCNKEKWLYALEDKYINKYPTPLIKTERSTENLTKNTALQSLDPSAKPSQWKSEAVGNGRQATHYYHSEAFKGQMEKSQALYIPKDAYFSMMDKDVPSAYAVAEQRSNLNPGDHEDTRNALPPRQDGEVTTGKYATNLAESVLQDAFIRLSQSQSTLPQESAVSVSVGSSLLPSCYSTKDTVVSRSWNELPRIVVVQSPDGSDAAPQPGISSWPEMEVSVETSSILSGENSSRQPQSALEVALACAATVIGTISSPQATERLKMEQVDSNFPPGGSGALQTQAPQGLKEPSINEYSFPSALCGMTQVASAVAVCGLGEREEVTCSVAPSGSLPPAAEASEAMPPLCGLASMELGKEAIAEGLLKEAALVLTRPNTYSSIGDFLDSMNRRIMETASKSQTLCSENVLRNELAHTLSNVILKHSIDEVHHKNMIIDPNDNRHSSEILDTLMESTNQLLLDVICFTFKKMSHIVRLGECPAVLSKETIRRRETEPSCQPSDLGASQAWTKATESSSSSPLSNSHNTSLVINNIVDGMYSKQDKGGVRPGFFKNPTLQSELSRSHRVPDSSTATTSSKEIYLKGIAGEDTKSPHHSENECRASSEGQRSPTVSQSRSGSQEAEEIIHPNTQEKYNCATSRINEVQVNLSLLGDDLLLPAQSTLQAKHPDIYCITDFAEELADTVVSMATEIAAICLDNSSGKQPWFCAWKRGSEFLMTPNVPCRSLKRKKESQGSGTAVRKHKPPRLSEIKRKTDEHPELKEKLMNRVVDESMNLEDVPDSVNLFANEVAAKIMNLTEFSVVEGMWQAQGYPRNRLLSGDRWSRLKASSCESIPEEDSEARAYVNSLGLMSTLSQPVSRASSVSKQSSCESITDEFSRFMVNQMENEGRGFELLLDYYAGKNASSILNSAMQQACRKSDHLSVRPSCPSKQSSTESITEEFYRYMLRDIERDSRESASSRRSSQDWTAGLLSPSLRSSVCHRQSSMPDSRSPCSRLTVNVPIKANSLDGFAQNCPQDFPSVQPVSSASSSGLCKSDSCLYRRGGTDHITSMLIHETWASSIEALMRKNKIIVDDAGEADTEPVSGGSPSQAEKCANRLAASGMCSGLTLLVQESLDCPRKDSVTECKQPPVSSLSKTASLTNHSPLDSKKETSLCQDPVPINHKRRSLCSREVPLIQIETDQREACAGEPEPFLSKSSLLEEAEEHSNDKNIPDVVRGGDTAVSACQIHSDSLDTRDVPEAEASTEARAPDEAPNPPSSSEESTGSWTQLANEEDNPDDTSSFLQLSERSMRCNTGWVYTRQVFPHCVVLFGLTVPPSISPALCIVPPKKLERRLRDIRFGRAQASQETLTKIYSLLRWNL